A segment of the Felis catus isolate Fca126 chromosome F2, F.catus_Fca126_mat1.0, whole genome shotgun sequence genome:
GAGTCAGGGAAGATGGGGAGAGCTATCAGATCACAATTCAAGTCCAACCCAGGGAGAGAAGTTTGGGTGGAATCATTCCAGACTTGTGCCATCTAAGCAAACTTACTGAGATGAAGTCAGCCATCTTGGCATTCTGTGCGTTCCAGGAATGGGCCTGCCTTAGTGTCCCTGCCATGCTCAGTAGATGGTAGGGATGAGCCCTGGGAAGTGGGGCCTCTGTGCAAACATGTTAATAACTTTCAGAGCTCAACCACTGAACCATTAATTAATGAGGTCTCTGAAATTGCAGTTGTTTTAGGAACATTCTCCTGGAAACCACAGTTGCCAACCAAGATATCTGTTGCCTATGTTGGGGGAAAGGAAAAGCATATGAGTTCAGGAAGTTGctaatgaaaatatttgctaatgaaATTCTTgctgtccccacccaccccaaccaGTCCGAAAGATAAAAGTCAGGGGAGTAATTAGGGGTCTGTGCACAGACATGTTTGGGAAGTCATCACATGAGGCCTGCATGAGAATGACATGTCAGAGCAGGGCAGTGTGGATAGTGATGGCCATGCCAGCCTTGTGCAAACGCAGAGGACAGACGGGGGAAGTAGAGGCAGCTCCATAAGTTAAGGACTCAGTCCTCCTTCAGAGGCTAATTGCCAAGACCAGGTTGTCACCAGCACTTCCGACAAACTGGCTATAAGTCTGAGGTTCCATGACCCCTCCTCAGTCTGATCATTTGCTAGTGTGGCTCACAGAGCTCAGGAGAACACTTCTCTTACCAGATTCCCGGTTTATTATGAAGAATATAGCTCAGGAACAGCTAGATAGAGGAGATGCAcgggggtgaggaagggggacAGGGCCCTCCTTGACCCCTCAAGGCATGACACTCTCCCTGcatctccacgtgttcaccaacccCAAAGCTCACTtagccccccctttttttttttggaggggggattTTTATGGTGCTTTCATCACATGGGCATGGTCAATAACtaacttattttccatttctcttcactTTGGAGGATAAGGGAGTAGGACTGACCATTGCAAGCTTCCATTCAGACCCACTCAGGAGCACACtgagagtcacctcattagaacaaaagacactcctataacccaggaaattccaagggagcTAAGGGTCTGTGTCAGACACTCCTATCACTTTGGAAATCACAAGGGGCAATTCttataacaccagcattcttcacagagctagaacaaacaatcctaagatttgtatggaaccaaaaaagacccccaaaatagccaaagcaatcttgaaaaagaaaaccaaagctggaggcatcacaatcccggacttcaagctatactacaaagctgtcatcatcaagacagtatggtactggcacaagaacagacactcagatcaatggaacagaataaagagaacccagaaatggacccacaaatgtatggtcaactaatctttaacaaagcaggaaagaatatccaatggaataaagacagtctcttcagccagtggtgctgggaaaactgcacagtGACAcgaagaagaatgaacctggaccactttcttacaccagacacaaaatgacttccaaatggatgaaagacctaaacctaagatagaagccatcaaaatcctagaggaggaagcaggcaaaaacctctttgacctcagccgcaataacttcttactcaacacgtctctggaggcaagggaaaccaaagcaaaactgaactactgggacctcatcaagataaaagccttctgcacagcgaaggaaacaatcagcaaaactaaaaggcaaccgatggaatgggagaagatattcgctaacgacatatcagataaagggttagtatccaaaatctataaagaacttatcaaactcaacacccaaaaaaaccaataatccattgaaaaaaatgggcaaaagacttgaatagatccttctccaaagaagacatccagatggccatcaacacatgaaaaaatgctcaacatccctcatcatcagggaaacacaaatcaaaaccacaatgagttaccaccttatacctgtcagaatggctaacattaacagctcaggcaacaacagatgttggcaaggatgcggagaaagaggatctcttttgcattgttggtgggaatgcaagttggtgcagccgctctggaaaatagtctggagtttcctcaaaaaattaaaaatagaactaccctatgggggctgagtcgattaagcatccgatttccgctcaggtcatgattcaacAGTTCGTGGggctgagccccatgttgggctctgtgctgacagctcagagcctggagcctgcttcggattctgtgtctccctctctctctccctttcccctgcttgtattttcgctctctcaaaaataaataaataaacatttaaaaaataaagaactaccttacgacctagcaattgcactactagctatttatccaagggatacaggtgtgctgttttgaaggggcacatgcaccccaatgtttatagcaacactatcagcaatagccaaagtatggaaaaggctcaaatgtccatcaatggatgaatggataaagaagatgtggtgtgtacacacacacacacacacacacacacacacacacacacacacaatggagtattactcagcaatcaaaaagaatgaaagcttgccatttgcaacaacgtggatggaactagagtgtattatgctaagcgaaattaatcagagaaagacaaatatatgacttccctcatgaggaatttaagatacaaaacagatgaacacagggaagggaagcaaaaataatataaaaacaagtagggggacaaaacataagagactcttggggtacctgggtggctcagtcggttaagtgtccgacttcggcccaggtcatgatttcacggttcgtgggttcaagccctgcatcaggctctgtgttgacagctcagagcctggaacctgctttggattctgtgtctccctctctctctgcccctccccagctcatgcctgcactctgtctctgtcaaaagtaaataaacttaaaaaaaaaatttttaatgggctACAGgcctgaaaagacatttctccaaagaagacttatacatatggctaacaggcacatgaaaaagtgttcaatatcactaatcaccagggaaatgtaaatcaaaacctcaGACTTGTTAGGGTGgctattacaaaacaaaacaaaacaaaacaaaacaaaacaaaacaaaacaaaacaaaaacctaacaagtgttgacaagggtgtggagaaaagggaactcttgtgcactgttggtgggaaagtaaattgcTACAGCcgttatggaaaacagtatgaagattcctcaaaaagttaaaaatcccacttctgggtatttatccaaaagaattggaagcaggatcTCTAAGAAATATCAGCACTCCCGTGTCCACTGGGGCATTGTTCACAATAGacaagatatagaaacaaactaTCAAccaagtggataaagaaaatatgacatatatatcacatttatatatatgcaaactatatgtgttatatatatttgtgtatgcgcgcgcgcgcacacacacacacacacacacacacacacacacacgacggAATTTTATTCAGcttcaaaaaagaaggaaatcttgccatttgtgacaacgaggatgaacctagagggcattatgctaagtgaaataaatcagacacagagagacaaattcTGTATCATTTCTCTTATGtttggaatctaaaatagtcaaactcctagaaacagagattAGAACGacggtggccaggggctggggaaagggagaaatgggggaggtgatggtcaaagggtacaaacttgcagttttGCAAGGCAAATAAtttctagagatctgctatatAGTGTAGTGTCTGTAATCAACAATATTGTatcatatacttaaaatttgctaaaagaTTAGCGGCTACGACGCCCTCAGCGTCAGCACAAATGCCCGGATCACAGAGGGCCGGGTCCTCCCGAGGTCCTAGAGCTGCCCGGAAGTGTCTCTGGATCGCTTCCGAGGACCTGGCCCTGCTTCCGGCGTGGCAGGGGTCCCGCTCTCCGCCAGGCCGCTGTGTGCCGGATTGCGCGTTCAGGTGCGGGGAAGTCTCGGGGTTTTGGGGTGCGGGGAATGGGATCGCTCTTTCCGGGAGGGGACCGCGGACCGCGACGCGGCCCCTTGACCGCCACATCCGGGGAGCTCTAGAGGCAGATATGGTGCCGTTTGGGGCGGGGCCGGACAGCGCTTGACTCTTGGGCGGCTCTTGGGCGGCCAGGGCCGCCCCGGCGAGCAGGGGGCACGACTCCAAACGGGCCGTCTCCGTCAGCTCCTGCCCCGGGCCGGTGGGCAGAGAGGGTCAGCGTAGGGCAGCACGCCAGCCTCCGGGGAGCAGGGCCTGCACAGCGCGGCGGCCGGGGCGAGTGGAAGGCAGTTCCTGATAGTGGCCAGGCAGTGGGGGACGACCCCTTGTTTGTCAGTGGATGATCTCTGACAGGCAGGGTGAGGGGAGGCCCGGCCTTCCGAGGAGATTGGGCACGATGAACCCCGTAGAGGGCTTTCCGTGCCCCCCGGGGCTTCCCCAGAGCTCCGTGGTGCCGCATCTCGCCTTGGGCCTGGTGGGAGCCTTGGGGGCGGGATCTGTGCCCGGCTGAGCTCTGTTCAAGCACTTGGAGCTGCTGAGGTGGGCGGTGCTCCCTCGTCCTGTATAAGCAGGTGTGTGGCTCGGTCACCTGCGATGTGTCATGACATTATCCTGTCCCTTCAGGTAATGACACAGACCTTTCTCCAGGTACCTCAGCCCCTCCTGCTTGAGTGACTGTGTCTGGTTTCCCCTGTGCTGTGGAAACAGTGAGAAGTTTTGATAGACGGGCCTGGTTCTAGGCCCTGGCAGTTGTGTTTGAGCCCCGGTTTCCTTATAGACAAGGTGAGGATAGGAACTGGCTCTGGCAGAGCTGTTGTGAGAATTCAAAGTTGAATGATCTTACCGTGGGCAGTGGCAGCAGCCATGGCTGTGTGTCCCTGTGTTCTCTGgacttttcttctccttcattcttttctccattATGGATTTGGAGATCTTATGTGAGCTCTCTTGTTTTctggctctcctctcctccccactccgtctcccttccctgcccactccTGGCTCTCCTCTTCACGGGATTCGAGTGGACCCCTGTGCCACCTGCTCTCAGGGAACCTCCCGTAACATGGGCTGTCATCAGTGGTTCATGCCGTCGGCCTCTCCAAGGCAGAGACCATGTCAGTCCTCATTTGCTGGCCCTTCAAAGGACAGAGGAGTTACTGGGCTTCTCTTCCCCCTCCGCCCTTGGCAGTTGCAGCTGGGACCTTTCCTCTGGGCTGCCTGATCACGAGGGAGGAAACAGCGATGTCTGCCGTGGGGACTGCATCTCCATACCTGCATTACCCTGGTGACAGTCACAGCAGCCGGGTGAGTTTCCTGGGGGCCCAGCTCCCCCCAGAAGTGGCAGCAATGCCCCGGCTCCTGGGGGACCTGGACAGGGGCACATTCAGAAAGTTGTTGAAGCTGGTGGTCAGCAGTCTGCAGGGAGAGGACTGTCGGGAGGCTGTGCAGCGCCTCAGGGCTGGCACAGACCTGCCGGAGGAAAGGCTGGGCGCCCTTCTAGCTGGCACAAACACACTGCTCCAGCAGGCTCTCCGGCTGCCCCCAGCCAGCCTGAAGCCCGACGCCTTTAAAGACCAGCTCCGGGAGCTCTGCATCCCCCAGGACCTGGTCATGGACTTGTCCAGCGTGGTGTTTGGGAGCCAGCGGCTTCTCCTCAACTCTGTGGCCAGGCGGCAGGGGACCTGGCTGCCCCATGTTGCCAGCTTGTGGTGGAGGGTGGATGTGGCAATCTCCACCAGTGCCCTGGCCCGCTCCCTGCAGCCGAGTGTCCTAATGCAGCTGAAGCTTTCAGATGGGTCAGCATACCGCTTCGAGGTCCCCACAGCCAAGTTCCAGGAGCTGAGGTACGGCGTGGCCCTAGTCCTGAAGGAGATGGCGGACCTGGAGAAGAGGTGTGAGCTCAAACTGCAGGACTGACCCGTGCTTGCAGTCCCATTCCAGTCATTTGGGGGTGGCTGACCCCGATAGGCATCTCCAAAGTGAAGCCTGTCCTTCCAGGAAGCATTTTTCAATGAGATGTTTGAACGTAATGATGTCATTCTCTGTTTAATTAAGAAAGacaactttttcttccctttgtactGGAAATAAAGcaactataaaaaaacaaaaccaaacacgtTCCCCTGGGTGGGCACCAAACTGCCACCCTTCCCCTGGCTGTTGCTCGTGTTGCTGGGTGAGGGCACCTGCTGCTCTGGTGTGGCCACATGTGGTCCGGTTATCATCTGGGGTCCAGGCCAAGGCCTTTGTGCGGACACTGTGGTCACTCGGCCTGGCTTGATGTAGCATTTGAGCTCTCCGCTCATTTGCTTTTATGAACCTTATGTCTTAGGGGGCGACAATTCATTCTCCTGCCTTAAATCTTTGACCTCGTGGAGCCAACATTCTAGTGCTGAGGGGGTGACATCGTAAAATGGGTAGTAAAAAATGACCAGTATCTTGTCAGAGAAGGGTGAGAGATGCAGAAATAGAGCAGGGTCCCTGTGAAGGGAGGCAGGGTTATGGAAGAGCTGGGCTGTCATCTTCGATTGGGTCATGGTGTGGGCCTTCTTGAGGACGTGGTCTAAGAGCAAAGATCTGAAGGAGGTAGGGGAACAGAGCAGTCTGAGGAAtgggggctctggggaggggcagctggcAGTGCATGACCGTGGAGCTGCGGCTGGGTGAGGGGCTGTGGAGGCCCCCGGGGCCTCCGTTCTGAGCAGAATGGGTGGGATCTGACAATTGTTTTAATAACTTTTCTTTCccagtttttttgagagagagcacacacgcacacaggggAGGACacaaggagacagaatctcaagcaggctccatgtgaggtcatgacctgagtggaaatcagaaattgacgcttaaccggctgagccacccaggtgcccttgacaGTTGTTGTAAAAGAATCTcacggggggtgcctgggtggctcagttggttaagcggccgacttcggctcaggtcatgatctcgcggtccgtgaggtcgagccccgtgtcgggctctgtgctgaccgctcagggcctggagcctgtttcggattctgtgtctccctttctctgaccctcctccgttcatgctgtctctctctgtctcaaaaataaataaacgttaaaaaaaattttttttaaatcacagggGAGCACTttaaatcatacacacacacacatacatacatacatacatacatacatacatacatacaattaaataaataatctcaCTGGATGCTGTGTTGAGAGCACAGCAcaagggcaggggcggggagccTGGTGGAGAGGCTGTTGCCAGGGCTGAGTTGGTATCTGGAGAGGGAAACGGGGGCCTCTCCTGGGATCCTCTAGGTGGGTGTCTTGGGCAGCTCAGGttgtcataacaaaatatcatagattAAATGGCTTGAACAGCATAActgtatttcctcacagttccagaggctggaagtcagagatCACAGTGTGAGAGGCTTCTGTCCCTAGTCTGCAGACAGCCTTTCCTCAGGAAGCGTGCGTGTATGAGAGAAGAGAACTCTCTTCTCTTACTGAGGACACCAGTCCTGATGcatcagggccccacccttatgactcCATTTACCCTTAACCCCCTCCCTAAAGGCACCATCTCCATCAACAGTCATACTGGGGGTCAAGGCTTCCACACGAACTTTGGCCGGGGGACACTATTCAGTCGTTAGCAGTGAGAGTGTGCAGAGTAGAGGGGAGCGGGATCTTTCCTGGGTGACTCTGTGAGAATGTTCAGGGCCCATGGCCACTTTGCACCTTCCAGCATAACCCCTCCCTGCCAGGTAGGGGAACTTGGGGTCCTGCTCTTTGCATAGACATTTGCTGTAGGGCCGTGTTCCCCCTGCAGTGTCCCTGCCTCCACGGTCTGCTTTCTGCTGGGCGACCAGGTCACAAGTCTCATGGAAAAACTTCCTCTGAAAACAGCTAATGATCTTGGGGTGCCCATCAGTCACCCTGATGCATCTGTGTTGGAACCCCTGCCCTTACCCAGCACCCCCTTCCTGCCAccctgctctgtgtcaggctccatcaAGATCAGCAGTGCTTGCTCACTGCCATTTACAGAACACTCCCGCCATCTCCGTTGAGTCTTCTCCCTGAGACAGGGTCATGGCAAGTTAGGTGTGCaccgagggcagagagaggaggcgtCTGCACGGGAAGCTGACAACAAGGTGGGGTGGTGCTACACACTCAGAGTTAGGGTTTCAGAGGCTGAGCCCTCCAGGCAAGGCCCAGACCTGGCTAAACGGGGATGCACCCTGTGTGTCTCATCCAGCATCCGCTGCTATCTTTGGGCCCTGCTTCCCCAAGGATGCGAGCTGGACTGGGCCATCCAAACTGCCACCTGGCCCACCCTAGAAGCATGTGGTAAGTGCCAGGTGTGCTCAACCAGTGGAGGCTTTCTATGCTAGGTGTTTCTTTCATGACCATCAGACATGTTCAGGCAATATGTACTCATGAGACATTTGGagaaactcaaaaaataaaaaaaatttaaaagtcccTTTGCCCATAGACAGCCATGGAAACTGTGTTCATCAGACTTCATACTTatgctgtgtgtctgtgttaGCTCTGTTCACTCAACCCCTCCTGAGTATGACAGTCGTGGCTAATGGCTGCAAAACCTGCCATTCCCCTCGGTGGATGTGCTGAATTTTACCTAGACAAACACacaccacaggctgggtggctgaAACATTGATTGCCcatagctctggaggctgggaggctgggatcAGGATGCCGATATGGCTGGGTTAGGGCCGCCTTCAGGGCTGCagacttctccctgtgtcctcacaaggttaaaggggtgagggagctctcttgGGTCTCtctgtaagggcactaatcccattcatgaggctcTGAACCCATCCCAATCACCTCCCATATGCCCCAAACCCTCATAgcatcacattgggcattagggTTTCAATATATAGATTTtggccaggggggtgggggtgggaagacaCAGACCACAGcagcttttgtattctttttttcttttaaaaatcacagtgggggtgcctgggtggctcagtcagttaagcgttcgacttcagctccggtcatgtcatgatcttgcagtccgtgagttcaagccctgcacagggccctgtgctgacagctcggagcctacagcctgcttcggattctgtgtctccctctctctctgcccctcccctgctcacattctctctctcctacaaaaataaacattcagaaaattttttttaaaaaatcacagtgACATTAGTGGTAAAACCATTTTATACTGAAACTGTTTAGAAGTGGGAACAGATGAGGCAGAACATTTTAAAGCCCTTGATATTACTGCCAAAGCACAGCCTCCTCAGCCTTCACGGGCCAGTCCCTGGTGATGCACAAAGAAATTACAGGTGTAACCAACAGGTGCTAAGCAGTCTAGGTACAACTTTAACTCACAAGTGTGAAGTTCCCCCGCTTCACAGGTGATAACGCATAGAGGTTAGAGAGTTGCCCGATGTCAAACAGCTGGTGGGGGTGCTGtccaccttccctccccacctggaTGGGGCTCCCCTGTGACAGTGTCCCTGGTCTACTGACTGGGCAAGTGACTGGGAGGGGCAAGGAGGTTCAGCCGGGGGGGCTTCAAGAGGCTCTCCCTGCTGGCTCACGTGCCTTGAGTGGCTACTGGCCCCAGAAGGAGGACACACGTTTAGGGCTGAAAGCCATGGAGATTCAGGGGCTTCTGCTGTGCAGGATTCTTGGAATTTGGTAGGTGCAACCAGGAATGGAGCCCTAAGATCTGAGCCAGGCTTTTATGCCCCAGCAGGAAGCTCCACGCTGTAGTGCCACTAAAGGGCCACGTGGCTGGGCCCCCATGGTCCTCAATAATACAcctgagcagagaggaggagcaCTTCCCAGGCCACCCTACTGTCGGCATCTATGAGAAACACGCACAGCTCCTTCCCAAGAGGCCCTCGCAGGGAGGACAGAGCTCTCACTTGGAGCCCACATCAAGCCTCTCAGCAGTTCTTGCAGGTAGAGGACACTTCCACTCACAGATAGGCCGATGGAGGCTCAGAGTTACAGGAGTCAGACAGTGGGCAAGTGCCCAGATCTGCACACCCTTGCTCTGCCTGTGGGTTGCAGGGACCACCCCCTACCCCATCCTTGTGCATCGGACCGGCCGGGATTGCTTGGCAGTTTGGTGCATTGGTGTGTCCACTCTGAGAGTCAGCAGACTCTGGGAGGGCCCTCAGCCCCTTGCAGGCACAGCACCTGGTCACATGCAATCTGCTCCTGCTGGGCTCCGGACACGTGGGGGTGTAATGTTCTGCCCACTCACCAGCCGTTTACCAGAAGAGACAGTCTGTGCTTTTGGTCTTTCAGTCAGTAACAGTGGGGTCAGAGCATTGTTCTCCATCCATGGTGGGCTGGACAAGGCAGCCCTAACCACGCTGTCCCTCCCACAGCACCTGCAAGGTGGCCTCCCCTCCGTTTCCCACTGCTGCTCCACAGAGCTGCTGCAGCAGGGGATGGCTGCAAGGGAATATTTCAGCTTTCCAGGTCACAAGGGTTGTCGGCTCTGCCAATGTTGCTTGCAAGCTGCCAGACGCTACGTAAATGAACGGGCACAATTACTTTCTTACTggcactgaaattttaatttcataggTCACAAAATCATCCTGTTTTCAAGCATTTAAAAACCATTGTTAGTCTCTGGGGACATGCAAAACTAGGTGGCAGGTGGCTCTGCCATACCGCCCTCAACCCAGCCAGGCTGGGGTGGGTGGATCCTGTGTGCCCAAAGGACTCCCCTAGGCTACAGAGCAACGGTCTACCCTCATCTGTAGTCAGTCCTTACCACTCACAGGCCTTGAGGTCCACCTTTGTCTCCAGCCTGCACAAGGTCTTGTACAGAGAATGGACACTTGTACTTGGAAAaatttcccttttccattttcttgatctTATTTAGATCTCTGTGAAGAGTTTTCAAacataatctctacactcaacatgcaTGGGGCTTGAATCACGACCCCGACATCAAGAGctgcacgctccactgactgagccagccaggtgtccctctgtGGAAACTCTTGATGCTCGTGCATTTCCTCTTCTGACAGTGTCTAACATCCCAACCTCAAAGCTCCCCAAATGCAGCATTCATTCGTGCGACAAAAATTTCCTAGGTTCTGAGTGCACGCCACGCACACTGTGTAAACTCACCTGGGCTCTGCACCCCCCACACCTTTGTGAAGCTTCCAGGAAGCTTGGTGGTTCCAATCCAATGTCATGAATCAAAGCTTAGCCTGATTGAGTAAAAAGTAGTTTCAAGTCAAAATTATGGGCTtattgcttcaaaaaaaaaaaaaatccacggtATTTTAATATCTACTCTGAAATAGAGTGCTGGGTATTCTTAAAAACGTTCGCTGTTACATCTACTGAAGCCCATGTTGGAAAATACCTTTTAAAGTAGAACAGAATGCCCAAAACCTTGCACTATCCCACAGGtggccctcctccaccccctctgcCAAAGGGCCACCAGCTCACAGGACACGCACAGATGCTCTTCAAGGGCTCCAGGCATTTTAGGTGCTGAGGCAGCTTGATTTCACAAAGTCTTGCCGGGCAGGCCAGTGTCCCATGTCTCACGTGGATGCAGCTAAGGACTCCTCACCCTACAATTGCGCAGGGGAGGCTCTAGACTGGAATGTAAACTCTAGAGTGGTTTCTATCGAATTCCTGGTTGTATTGGGACATTTATATGAACAAACCGCACTAAGAGGTGAGAGGAAAAGTAATTCCTCAAAGGTTGGAGGGCATGAAGATTTTACCCAAGTTAACAAGGCAAGACCAGCAAGTGTGAACTTGGCCCTTGAATACAAGAGTGGGCAGAGCCAGCCTGCACACAAAAGGGCCAGCTCTGTTCCAATAAACTTTATTTGGTCACACTGAAATGTGATTTCAACATACTTTTCAAACGTCataaaatagtcatttttcccatttaaaaatgtaaaaacgcTTCTTAGCTTTTAGGCCTTTTAAGAGGTAAACTGAGGTACATTAAATTTTTGAAGAGTTTATATTTGAACAAACACTGCCTGGAGCCAGGCAGGACCACACTGAAACATCAGGAGTGCTGTGCTggcaggagaaaagggagaggtgTTTACAGATGCAGGAGCAAAACTGGGAAACTGTGTGACTGGTTATGGCTTAAGCAGGTGCCTTATTTGGGGAAATCTAGTTGACTGTGATTAGgtgttcttaaatttcattttctcagatAGGATTGCATTTACAGGAACGGACTCTGGCTTAGCTTTTGATCTGCTTGTGTAGTTCCCAAGGCATGAGAGTCACCCAGTCTAATGGCCTCGTACATATTTTCACAGGCTGCATAAACAGCAAACTGCATTTTGCCCATACGCTATAATCTGTCAGCTCCTGATCTAGAACCATATCAATCCAAAGAGAGAATCCAGGTGAAGAAGACTTAGGTTGAATCCTCTGGCCCTTTTCGGCTGGCCTGTGGTTGCTGTTAGAAGACAGAAAGCACCATGCTCAGGCTGGAATCTGGAAGAGTTCATGTAACTTTCCACCCCTCTGTCCCATCATTACCCAGAAGTGGCAGAGACAGGTTTCCTTTCTGGGAATGGCACATTCAGTGACCAGACTGCCTTCCTAAGGCACGTGGGCCCACGAAAAGTCCCTGGTCCTCTGGCAATGACCCTTTTGGACACACTTCTGTGGAGAGGCGGTTACAGCCACTGAAATGGGCACAATGATTTCATGGTGTCCTGACACCCGGGCTGGGAACACCACTTCCAAGGGGGCGGGTACAGGCCAGGGGGACAATCTTCACTCCTAGGACTAGCACTGTGGCCTAAGAACACATCACTCGTTGTGCCTGACTGAGCAGC
Coding sequences within it:
- the COMMD5 gene encoding COMM domain-containing protein 5 encodes the protein MSAVGTASPYLHYPGDSHSSRVSFLGAQLPPEVAAMPRLLGDLDRGTFRKLLKLVVSSLQGEDCREAVQRLRAGTDLPEERLGALLAGTNTLLQQALRLPPASLKPDAFKDQLRELCIPQDLVMDLSSVVFGSQRLLLNSVARRQGTWLPHVASLWWRVDVAISTSALARSLQPSVLMQLKLSDGSAYRFEVPTAKFQELRYGVALVLKEMADLEKRCELKLQD